The following coding sequences are from one Natrarchaeobaculum sulfurireducens window:
- a CDS encoding cobalamin biosynthesis protein, producing the protein MSDTTAGGREPLETADLEVPADPLARHPTTAYFWGHVAGSGEVSGDRIEVVATDEASAQVLAAVAGGTVDHDTMTREYAHDTSITRTEDEYTVSIERDDDGLFGRESTLGLPVDGRGGYRFGAFSSYRRELLRGLFEGCGTICFKSSSGTVGISAVHDDRALLEHVQNLIAACPVDAPTGDLGETSSGGYWFGIDDDAAPAFGRWLYEDCAETGLYAPSRNRKLERSLEQAAADDEAADD; encoded by the coding sequence ATGAGCGACACCACAGCGGGCGGTCGCGAGCCGCTCGAGACCGCCGACCTCGAGGTCCCTGCAGATCCGCTCGCGAGACACCCAACGACGGCGTACTTCTGGGGGCACGTGGCTGGCAGCGGCGAGGTCTCGGGCGACCGGATCGAGGTCGTTGCCACCGACGAGGCGTCGGCACAGGTGCTCGCGGCCGTCGCTGGCGGTACGGTCGACCACGACACGATGACCCGCGAGTACGCCCACGATACGTCGATCACCCGGACCGAAGACGAGTACACGGTCTCGATCGAACGCGATGACGACGGGCTGTTCGGACGGGAGAGTACGCTCGGCCTTCCCGTCGACGGCCGCGGCGGCTACCGGTTCGGAGCGTTTTCGAGTTACCGCCGTGAGCTCCTTCGCGGCCTGTTCGAGGGGTGTGGAACGATCTGTTTCAAGTCCTCGAGCGGTACGGTCGGTATCTCGGCCGTCCACGACGACCGTGCGCTCCTCGAGCACGTTCAGAACCTGATCGCCGCCTGTCCGGTCGATGCACCGACGGGCGATCTCGGAGAGACCTCCTCGGGAGGCTACTGGTTCGGCATCGACGACGACGCCGCCCCAGCGTTCGGGCGCTGGCTCTACGAGGACTGTGCGGAGACCGGACTGTACGCCCCGAGTCGAAACCGAAAGCTCGAGCGCAGCCTCGAGCAGGCAGCGGCCGACGACGAGGCGGCCGACGACTGA
- a CDS encoding universal stress protein: MYDSILVATDGSNAASTAVEHAIELARRLEVPLYAIAVLESRTEYDNAIVDPEEVDRRRREQASSWLEHVETLAKKGGVGVETTIRSGVPDEEIRAYAGELGVGAIVLGAQGRSSFRRALLGSTADRVVRLADQPVVVVDSDTE, encoded by the coding sequence ATGTACGATTCGATACTCGTCGCGACCGACGGGAGCAACGCCGCGTCCACGGCCGTCGAGCACGCGATCGAACTGGCACGCCGACTCGAGGTCCCGCTGTATGCGATCGCCGTCCTCGAGTCGCGGACCGAGTACGACAACGCGATCGTCGATCCGGAGGAGGTCGACCGCCGACGACGGGAGCAGGCGTCGTCGTGGCTCGAGCACGTCGAAACGCTAGCCAAGAAGGGTGGAGTCGGCGTCGAGACGACGATCCGCTCTGGCGTCCCTGACGAAGAGATCCGCGCGTACGCAGGCGAGCTGGGTGTCGGCGCTATCGTACTTGGTGCACAGGGCCGATCGTCGTTCAGGCGGGCACTGCTGGGGAGCACGGCGGACCGGGTCGTCAGGCTTGCAGACCAACCGGTAGTCGTCGTCGACTCCGACACTGAGTGA
- a CDS encoding CbiX/SirB N-terminal domain-containing protein, which produces MSTPDDTTSDPDDTTSAPATAFDDEAVLLVGHGSRREKSNEQVRELAAALESRLGFPVDAAFLELAEPSIDEAFSHLETVVSRVTVVHCSLFAASHVKNDVPLAIEQARASYDLEIDNGSHLGIHPAILDLLDDRAAAVEAELGVDRERDDVVAVLCGRGSSDPDANGDVHKLARLLYEGRSFDRVEAAFVGITEPTLEAALHDLSKHRPDAVVVLPYMLGDGVLTQRVRDWTAEFDAEYPYVDALAGDPLGTDSRLLDVFADRWQEARTGSVEMSCDTCKYKVDLEGYEEDVGGARAMLRALAHQAEHADREDVGDEPHVHDAPEKHVAVCTNQTCAGSGAATVLERLRQEVRDAEDCDVHISRSSCLGQCGEGPMVAVYPDGIWYGGVTSADTERIVSSHIERDRIVSDLVQQTL; this is translated from the coding sequence ATGAGTACACCTGACGACACCACGTCCGATCCCGACGACACCACGTCCGCACCCGCGACGGCGTTCGACGACGAGGCCGTCTTGCTGGTCGGCCACGGCTCGAGACGCGAGAAATCGAACGAACAGGTCCGAGAGCTGGCCGCAGCCCTCGAGTCACGACTCGGCTTTCCCGTCGATGCCGCGTTTCTCGAACTCGCCGAGCCGTCGATCGACGAGGCGTTTTCGCACCTCGAGACGGTCGTCTCCCGCGTCACCGTCGTTCACTGCTCGCTGTTCGCCGCGAGTCACGTGAAAAACGACGTCCCGCTGGCCATCGAGCAGGCCCGAGCGAGCTACGACCTCGAGATCGACAACGGCTCACATCTGGGGATTCACCCGGCGATTCTGGACTTGCTCGACGACCGCGCTGCGGCGGTCGAGGCGGAACTCGGCGTCGATCGTGAGCGCGACGACGTCGTCGCCGTCCTCTGCGGACGGGGCTCGAGCGATCCGGACGCCAACGGCGACGTCCACAAACTCGCCAGACTGTTGTACGAAGGGCGATCGTTCGACCGCGTCGAGGCTGCGTTCGTCGGGATTACCGAACCCACACTCGAGGCGGCATTACACGACCTCTCGAAACACCGACCCGATGCGGTCGTCGTCCTCCCGTATATGCTCGGTGACGGCGTGCTCACCCAGCGCGTGCGCGACTGGACTGCGGAGTTCGATGCGGAGTATCCGTACGTCGACGCGCTGGCGGGCGATCCCCTCGGCACGGACTCCCGGCTGCTCGACGTCTTCGCCGACCGATGGCAGGAAGCCCGCACTGGCAGCGTCGAGATGTCCTGTGACACCTGCAAGTACAAAGTCGACCTCGAGGGCTACGAAGAAGACGTCGGTGGGGCTCGAGCGATGCTCCGGGCGCTTGCTCATCAGGCCGAACACGCAGACCGCGAAGACGTCGGCGATGAGCCACACGTCCACGACGCGCCCGAGAAACACGTCGCGGTCTGTACGAACCAGACCTGTGCCGGGAGCGGCGCGGCGACCGTCTTGGAACGACTCCGCCAGGAGGTCCGTGACGCCGAGGACTGTGACGTTCACATCTCTCGCAGCTCCTGTCTCGGCCAGTGTGGCGAGGGGCCGATGGTTGCCGTCTACCCCGACGGGATCTGGTACGGCGGCGTCACCTCAGCGGATACCGAACGCATCGTTTCGTCCCACATAGAACGGGATCGCATCGTTTCCGATCTGGTCCAGCAAACGCTGTGA
- a CDS encoding outer membrane protein assembly factor BamB family protein: MAAYRYTRRRWLATCAGATAGLAAIAGCSDETDTSSLDDPGATASDGDYGDWPMERYNATNRLSVPHTGLDSEPEVLWTAELEGAGSTKPPVVYSDTVFVNHGLDTCTAIDIHDGEPMWEHETDGSEAIAVSEVGLFVGGDGLEALDRENGDVLWTSGHDRTVTSIRMYDETIYAGLEDTVIAFDNEGGENLEFETPEPVQSLAIDDNQIYARCREDPDVDDFLMVGYERVSGDQLWSHEISHAQQWADDRVTRTFPVIDKIAYTVTNENLISIDGPGGTLDEIVELDQSSWTRPSVHDDIAYLQRGSMAYNLDTSEEPSEWDPDEGADTPMVIAGGTGYMISPGGIRDPIEVVSVDPLTGAVNWSIPAPEKGSSHYPIVLNGLILLPIETLGLVALG, translated from the coding sequence ATGGCTGCATACAGATATACTCGACGGCGCTGGCTTGCGACCTGTGCCGGCGCAACCGCTGGTTTGGCTGCGATAGCTGGCTGCTCCGACGAGACCGACACCTCGAGTCTAGACGACCCTGGGGCTACCGCAAGTGATGGCGACTACGGCGATTGGCCGATGGAACGCTACAATGCGACAAATAGACTCTCGGTTCCCCACACTGGTCTCGACAGTGAACCCGAAGTGCTCTGGACTGCCGAACTTGAGGGCGCTGGTTCAACTAAACCGCCTGTCGTTTACAGCGACACGGTCTTTGTCAATCATGGACTCGATACATGCACTGCTATCGACATTCATGATGGCGAACCGATGTGGGAACATGAGACAGATGGGAGCGAGGCAATCGCTGTCTCCGAAGTTGGCCTGTTTGTCGGTGGTGACGGTCTTGAGGCCCTCGACCGCGAGAACGGGGATGTTCTCTGGACGAGCGGTCATGATCGTACAGTAACCTCAATTAGAATGTACGATGAGACAATTTACGCCGGATTAGAAGATACTGTCATTGCGTTTGACAACGAGGGTGGAGAAAATCTCGAATTTGAGACACCTGAGCCCGTTCAGTCGCTCGCAATCGACGATAATCAGATCTATGCTCGCTGTCGAGAAGATCCTGATGTCGATGATTTCCTCATGGTCGGATACGAACGTGTGAGTGGTGATCAGCTTTGGAGCCATGAAATATCCCACGCACAACAATGGGCCGACGATAGAGTCACCCGTACGTTTCCGGTGATAGATAAAATAGCTTATACAGTTACTAATGAGAATCTCATTTCGATTGATGGCCCAGGCGGTACCTTAGATGAAATTGTGGAATTAGACCAGTCTTCGTGGACTAGACCATCGGTCCATGATGACATTGCCTATCTCCAACGTGGATCAATGGCATACAACTTAGACACGAGCGAAGAACCATCAGAGTGGGACCCCGATGAGGGCGCAGATACGCCGATGGTGATCGCCGGGGGAACCGGCTACATGATTAGCCCTGGCGGGATTAGGGACCCAATTGAGGTCGTATCAGTCGATCCTCTTACAGGGGCAGTCAATTGGTCAATACCAGCACCAGAGAAAGGATCTTCCCATTATCCAATTGTTTTGAACGGACTAATACTTCTGCCAATAGAAACTCTCGGTCTCGTTGCCTTAGGCTAG
- a CDS encoding outer membrane protein assembly factor BamB family protein has product MDAGSDAVLSAEAELALGDLGPAASRHNWRRSAVAVGDETVFAGLADGRVIAARLAEGKPEQRWSVDGDGERYVVSMDVSGDRLVIGERGSEGRICVRDAETGALLWEYVTAEDVGSPTNETFFAQPFVVDVRVAGDQIVAAARRYERDGDVQEWSSVVYGFDLEGDLEWAFDVQASPIAFDVDDEQVAVAYNRCPDTHDHECGLVVLDLETGDEVANWDPGTPGERRVGDVALTDDGIVVASHGDKHGYLLENNCGERWRVDLASERDFEGETLYAYPNHVAVVDGTAVFVTGNTFAEKTRDPDGRHPNEHTAFGVDLESGEAVWSHDVRGFARCVSAAGDLVAVPSAQNFRERDAETHAVHLFEAGSGLLETHPIKGISSAGDLADDRLAVIEEPVEYHDEGITRGEYRLHTWRLEAADRDSSGNDSLE; this is encoded by the coding sequence ATCGACGCCGGGAGTGACGCTGTCCTTTCAGCCGAGGCGGAACTGGCGCTGGGCGACCTCGGGCCAGCCGCGAGCAGACACAACTGGCGTCGCTCAGCCGTCGCCGTCGGCGACGAAACCGTCTTTGCCGGACTCGCAGACGGGCGTGTTATCGCTGCTAGGCTCGCCGAGGGAAAGCCAGAACAACGCTGGTCTGTCGACGGCGACGGCGAGCGCTATGTCGTCTCGATGGACGTCTCCGGCGACCGTCTCGTGATCGGAGAGCGTGGTTCCGAAGGACGAATCTGCGTGCGCGATGCCGAGACCGGTGCCCTCCTGTGGGAGTATGTCACCGCCGAAGACGTTGGCTCGCCCACAAACGAGACGTTCTTCGCCCAGCCGTTCGTCGTTGACGTTCGCGTTGCCGGTGACCAAATCGTCGCCGCCGCTCGCCGATACGAACGCGATGGTGACGTCCAGGAGTGGTCGAGCGTCGTCTACGGCTTCGATCTCGAGGGCGATCTCGAGTGGGCGTTCGACGTTCAGGCCTCGCCGATTGCGTTCGACGTCGACGACGAACAAGTCGCTGTGGCGTACAATCGCTGTCCCGACACCCACGACCACGAGTGTGGCCTCGTCGTGCTCGACCTCGAAACCGGCGACGAAGTCGCGAACTGGGATCCGGGCACGCCGGGTGAGCGCCGCGTCGGCGACGTCGCGCTCACCGACGATGGGATCGTCGTCGCTAGCCACGGCGACAAACACGGCTACCTCCTCGAGAACAACTGCGGAGAGCGCTGGCGCGTCGACCTGGCGAGCGAGCGCGACTTCGAGGGCGAAACGCTGTATGCGTACCCAAACCACGTCGCCGTCGTCGACGGCACTGCCGTCTTCGTGACCGGAAACACATTCGCCGAGAAGACCCGTGATCCCGACGGTCGCCATCCAAACGAACACACCGCGTTTGGCGTCGACCTCGAGTCTGGCGAAGCCGTCTGGTCCCACGACGTCCGCGGCTTCGCCCGGTGCGTTTCCGCCGCCGGCGATCTCGTCGCGGTTCCGTCCGCCCAGAACTTCCGCGAACGGGATGCAGAGACCCACGCCGTACACCTGTTCGAGGCCGGATCGGGGTTGCTCGAGACACATCCGATCAAAGGAATCTCGAGTGCCGGCGACCTGGCTGACGATCGACTCGCCGTGATCGAAGAGCCTGTGGAGTACCACGACGAAGGGATCACTCGAGGCGAGTATCGGCTTCACACGTGGCGCCTCGAGGCGGCCGACCGAGACTCGAGCGGCAACGACTCGCTCGAGTAG
- a CDS encoding ferredoxin yields MTKYEVTLEKEACDGIFACLTRDPRFVEDEDGLATIDPDADPIYDATGEETVTVEAGRVVATFDDDRVDETKKAAQACPVDAIEVREVSE; encoded by the coding sequence ATGACAAAATACGAAGTTACCCTCGAAAAGGAGGCCTGTGACGGCATCTTCGCCTGTCTGACTCGCGACCCCCGGTTCGTCGAAGACGAGGACGGCCTGGCGACGATCGATCCCGATGCCGACCCGATCTACGATGCGACGGGCGAAGAGACCGTCACGGTCGAAGCCGGTCGGGTCGTCGCCACCTTCGACGACGACCGGGTCGACGAGACGAAGAAAGCCGCTCAGGCCTGCCCCGTCGATGCGATCGAGGTCCGGGAGGTGAGCGAATGA
- the cobJ gene encoding precorrin-3B C(17)-methyltransferase → MSSDTDSEPDGSTSKCGANTDEGKASSSSSGSKCGASKSDDSSSSSSKCGASSSSSSDSSGSDSSGSDSSGSGSNCGASSKSESVEEKVEATVDDFDAEPGRLMAVGLGPGHPEGMTQRARDALLEADHIVGYTTYIDLLPDEIVKGAEDIYDTPMCGEVSRTEESVDRTLAGNDVAIVGSGDPNVYALAGLALEILESKGATASMVDFEVIPGVPAAQSCGARLGAPLVNDTVSISLSDHLVPMPEIESRLHAVAKESFTITIYNPWSRKRRDNFEKCCEILLTHRDPDTPVGIVHAAGREDEQVMITELGELEELGESEIIDMTTTIVVGNEETYVWDDRMVTPRGYETKYDY, encoded by the coding sequence ATGAGCAGCGACACGGACTCTGAACCAGACGGATCGACATCGAAGTGTGGTGCGAACACCGACGAGGGCAAAGCCTCGAGTTCCTCGTCGGGTTCGAAATGCGGCGCGTCCAAAAGCGACGACTCGAGTTCCTCGTCCTCGAAGTGTGGGGCCTCGAGTTCGAGTTCGAGCGACTCGAGCGGTTCCGACTCGAGCGGTTCCGACTCGAGCGGTTCCGGCTCGAACTGTGGTGCCTCGAGTAAGAGCGAGTCGGTCGAGGAGAAGGTCGAGGCGACGGTCGACGATTTCGACGCCGAACCCGGGCGACTGATGGCCGTCGGTCTCGGCCCCGGTCACCCTGAGGGGATGACCCAGCGAGCGAGAGACGCCTTACTCGAGGCGGATCACATCGTCGGGTATACGACCTACATCGATCTGTTGCCCGACGAGATCGTCAAGGGAGCAGAGGACATCTACGACACGCCGATGTGTGGCGAGGTCTCCCGGACCGAGGAGTCGGTCGACCGAACGCTCGCGGGAAACGATGTAGCGATCGTCGGCAGCGGTGACCCGAACGTCTACGCACTCGCCGGCCTGGCCCTCGAGATTCTCGAGTCGAAAGGGGCGACGGCCTCGATGGTCGACTTCGAGGTGATCCCCGGCGTGCCGGCAGCCCAGTCCTGTGGGGCCCGCCTGGGTGCGCCCCTCGTGAACGACACGGTCTCGATCTCGCTGTCTGACCACCTCGTGCCGATGCCCGAGATCGAGTCCCGGCTACACGCGGTCGCGAAGGAGAGCTTCACGATCACGATCTACAACCCCTGGAGCCGCAAGCGTCGTGACAACTTCGAGAAGTGCTGTGAGATCCTGCTGACTCACCGCGACCCAGACACGCCGGTGGGCATCGTCCACGCCGCCGGCCGCGAGGACGAACAGGTGATGATCACCGAACTCGGCGAACTCGAGGAGTTAGGCGAAAGCGAAATCATCGACATGACGACGACCATCGTCGTCGGTAACGAGGAGACCTACGTCTGGGACGACCGGATGGTCACCCCGCGTGGCTACGAGACGAAATACGACTACTGA
- a CDS encoding precorrin-3B C(17)-methyltransferase produces MSSDLDITDTDDSTTSTDAGTPEEYGTLYVVGIGPGLPDHMTKRAKEVIETADCVIVSNLYQKFLREDGTLPPAEAVDDDGFVTRADDDHQDGHEQQIVRSSMGRQIELAREAFERVRAGEDVAHVSGGDPSVYGKSDLLFLMAEEEAATDVPIEIVPGVTAALGGSAIVGAPLCNDFCTVSLSDKWRGWDEIEEKLRAAAISDFVIVLYNCWRNYERAVEIVREERTDDAYVAIVNDAGRADAGRNGEGHFVTTLGDAVNHDDKVSGMGTSLIIGTHETTTWSNDDRTYLVTPRGGRDVEDF; encoded by the coding sequence ATGAGTTCTGACCTCGATATCACCGACACGGATGACTCGACGACATCGACTGACGCCGGGACGCCCGAGGAGTACGGCACGCTCTACGTCGTCGGCATCGGTCCCGGCCTGCCAGACCACATGACCAAGCGGGCAAAGGAGGTCATCGAGACGGCCGACTGCGTCATCGTCTCGAACCTGTACCAGAAGTTCCTGCGCGAGGACGGCACCCTACCGCCGGCCGAGGCGGTGGACGACGACGGGTTCGTGACTCGAGCCGACGATGACCACCAGGATGGGCACGAACAGCAGATCGTCCGCTCGTCGATGGGACGGCAGATAGAACTGGCTCGAGAGGCATTTGAGCGGGTTCGTGCGGGCGAGGACGTCGCTCACGTCTCCGGTGGTGATCCATCGGTCTACGGAAAATCGGACCTTCTCTTTCTGATGGCAGAGGAAGAGGCGGCTACCGACGTCCCCATCGAGATCGTCCCCGGCGTGACTGCCGCACTCGGCGGGTCGGCGATAGTCGGTGCACCGCTGTGTAACGACTTCTGTACCGTCTCGCTGTCGGATAAGTGGCGTGGCTGGGACGAGATCGAGGAAAAACTGCGCGCCGCAGCGATTTCCGACTTCGTGATCGTCCTTTATAACTGCTGGCGCAACTACGAGAGGGCCGTCGAGATCGTCCGCGAGGAACGGACCGATGACGCTTACGTAGCGATCGTCAACGACGCCGGCCGGGCCGATGCCGGTCGAAACGGCGAGGGTCACTTCGTCACGACGTTGGGCGACGCTGTGAATCACGACGACAAAGTCTCGGGGATGGGCACCTCGCTCATCATCGGCACCCACGAGACCACAACCTGGAGCAACGACGACCGAACGTACCTGGTCACCCCGCGCGGCGGGCGTGACGTCGAGGATTTCTAA
- a CDS encoding universal stress protein, whose translation MALLVPFDGSELATKALEKAATFGDLLDEEVVVVTVIPDDADYARERGWITRGEPFDREAIADGLQSRAAEVAPEATFRTERVSSDEPTATSTTEVVREIRRIAVEIDASVVFIGSQNAGSVITPQSSVGSPVAKGQRYDVYVVRQAVDDADADEIDDVDSMAD comes from the coding sequence ATGGCACTGCTCGTACCGTTCGACGGCTCGGAGTTGGCGACGAAAGCGCTCGAGAAGGCCGCAACGTTCGGTGACCTGCTGGACGAGGAGGTCGTCGTGGTAACGGTTATTCCAGACGACGCAGATTACGCCCGCGAACGTGGCTGGATCACCCGAGGTGAGCCATTCGACCGCGAGGCTATCGCCGATGGGCTACAGTCTCGAGCCGCCGAGGTCGCTCCCGAGGCGACGTTTCGAACGGAGCGGGTCAGTTCGGACGAGCCGACCGCGACATCGACGACGGAGGTCGTCCGAGAGATCCGTCGCATCGCCGTCGAGATCGATGCGAGCGTCGTCTTCATCGGTTCGCAAAACGCCGGTTCCGTGATCACTCCGCAGTCGAGTGTCGGCAGCCCCGTCGCCAAAGGACAGCGCTACGACGTTTACGTGGTTCGACAGGCAGTCGACGACGCTGACGCCGACGAGATCGACGACGTCGATTCGATGGCAGACTGA
- the cbiG gene encoding cobalt-precorrin 5A hydrolase, whose product MSSGTDDDGGHCSAPDSDGEVAEEIGIVSFGRKMETANEIKSGLEDRYETIDIIEYHGDVFEEHWGEYDCFVGLMASGIAMRKTAHLLDDKWEDPAIVVVDEELTWAIPITGGHHGANQVAGDLATMGAVPAMTTASEAAGKQGVESRAKAMDAHVVNGDSTVQTNLAVLDDNLGPVARLEGPRAVLVGDDVTVLKRNSDDGVVIGTGSVSGARKDAFLAAWEEALSRTEYDFEDVEFIGTATRKEDEPGLLEAAQELDLGVVSFDKETLLAHEGPTPSKSKELIGWPGVSEASAIAGGREQELLLEKTSYENEVTVAIGR is encoded by the coding sequence ATGAGTTCAGGGACGGACGACGACGGAGGTCACTGTTCGGCACCGGATTCAGACGGTGAGGTCGCCGAAGAGATCGGTATCGTCTCGTTCGGGCGGAAGATGGAGACCGCCAACGAGATCAAATCCGGCCTCGAGGATCGGTACGAGACGATCGACATCATCGAGTACCACGGTGACGTCTTCGAGGAGCACTGGGGCGAGTACGACTGTTTCGTCGGGCTGATGGCCTCAGGAATCGCGATGCGGAAGACGGCCCACTTACTCGACGACAAGTGGGAAGACCCCGCGATCGTCGTGGTCGACGAGGAGTTGACGTGGGCGATCCCGATTACGGGCGGCCACCACGGCGCGAATCAGGTTGCGGGCGATCTGGCGACCATGGGGGCCGTACCCGCGATGACGACCGCAAGCGAGGCGGCAGGGAAACAAGGCGTCGAGTCGCGTGCGAAGGCGATGGACGCGCACGTCGTCAACGGTGACTCGACGGTCCAGACGAACCTCGCCGTGCTCGACGACAACCTCGGCCCCGTCGCGCGACTCGAGGGACCCCGTGCGGTCCTCGTTGGGGACGACGTGACCGTCCTCAAACGGAATAGCGATGACGGGGTCGTTATCGGCACCGGGAGTGTTTCCGGCGCACGCAAGGATGCGTTCCTCGCAGCGTGGGAGGAGGCACTCTCACGGACCGAGTACGACTTCGAGGACGTCGAATTCATCGGAACCGCGACGCGTAAGGAGGACGAACCGGGCCTGCTCGAGGCCGCCCAGGAACTCGACCTCGGTGTCGTTTCCTTCGACAAGGAGACGCTGCTTGCTCACGAGGGACCAACGCCCTCGAAGTCGAAGGAGCTGATCGGCTGGCCAGGCGTCTCCGAGGCGTCGGCTATCGCGGGCGGGCGCGAGCAGGAACTGCTCCTCGAGAAGACTAGCTACGAAAACGAGGTCACGGTGGCGATCGGTCGATGA
- a CDS encoding DUF3209 family protein yields MACAELEAVRLALMNLTGTVDEHVKQHAEAEIGDALEEDGPIAALSNAETLDEIARHLDAALVDLEEEASDADPTDPHGAYLRGRVVAVRDAEQRIRRLREQTDGLLEDLGETHHTLHEAFPIEE; encoded by the coding sequence ATGGCTTGCGCAGAACTCGAAGCAGTACGACTCGCACTGATGAACCTGACCGGAACCGTCGACGAACACGTCAAACAACACGCCGAAGCCGAAATCGGCGATGCTCTCGAGGAAGACGGCCCGATCGCCGCGCTTTCGAACGCTGAAACCCTCGACGAGATCGCGCGACATCTCGACGCGGCGCTGGTCGACCTCGAAGAGGAGGCGTCCGACGCCGATCCGACCGATCCACACGGCGCGTATCTTCGTGGACGTGTCGTTGCCGTCCGGGACGCCGAACAGCGGATCCGTCGGCTCCGCGAGCAGACTGATGGGCTCCTCGAGGACTTAGGCGAGACCCACCACACACTCCACGAGGCGTTCCCGATCGAGGAGTGA